The Methanomassiliicoccus luminyensis B10 genome includes a window with the following:
- a CDS encoding tyrosine-type recombinase/integrase, whose protein sequence is MGRYPLKAAVERYIERRRLQVGKSTLDNDSRILRHIADNMEAMREEGQLKTTGPSSMGPKEIRAFLDWMRDPSAHKGKALDPDTQVRYLAKLEGVLTMNGNRVIEKMREEGYQFPQKAGRKPIRALRAEDLETIQDAAPELSSASGEPEGWRRAKARLLTIAYVATGLRPSELRLAHIEDLDTRRWRLYVRTPKGAGVWAENRTVTITPPYREGFITFLQERDDLLRYYGRKKATFLIPNLRSGQDGSYSSNHFRELKKEIQEASGIDFRLKDFRPTFATLTVEKDPNLLPDVSTQLGHSSILTTQRYYAQISAESAGSRIEKAWKNETSASHNKADVTGPIAELLEALGMGSVEELKARLISQASNTEKHGIDSKNWLPGYF, encoded by the coding sequence ATGGGCAGATACCCTCTGAAGGCCGCTGTCGAGAGATACATCGAGAGGAGGAGGCTGCAGGTGGGCAAGAGCACCCTGGACAATGACAGTCGGATACTTCGCCACATCGCCGACAACATGGAAGCGATGAGGGAGGAGGGCCAGTTGAAGACCACCGGACCGAGCTCGATGGGGCCGAAGGAGATACGCGCGTTCCTCGATTGGATGCGTGACCCCTCGGCCCACAAGGGCAAGGCGCTGGACCCCGACACGCAGGTCCGATACCTGGCGAAGCTGGAGGGCGTGCTCACCATGAACGGCAACAGAGTGATTGAGAAGATGAGGGAGGAGGGTTACCAATTCCCTCAGAAGGCCGGCAGGAAGCCCATAAGGGCGCTGCGGGCCGAGGACCTGGAGACCATCCAGGACGCGGCCCCCGAGCTCAGCAGCGCATCGGGAGAGCCGGAGGGATGGCGGAGGGCGAAGGCCCGCCTATTGACGATCGCCTATGTAGCTACGGGCTTAAGACCGTCAGAGCTCCGCCTAGCCCATATCGAGGACCTGGACACCCGACGGTGGCGGCTATACGTCCGCACGCCGAAGGGGGCGGGAGTGTGGGCGGAGAACCGCACCGTCACGATTACCCCGCCATACCGCGAGGGGTTCATAACGTTCTTGCAAGAGCGTGATGACCTGCTGCGGTACTATGGTCGAAAGAAGGCCACCTTCCTGATCCCGAACCTCCGGAGCGGGCAGGACGGCAGCTATAGCTCAAACCACTTCCGGGAGTTGAAGAAGGAGATCCAGGAAGCCTCGGGCATAGACTTCAGGCTCAAGGACTTCCGGCCCACCTTCGCCACGCTCACGGTAGAGAAGGACCCCAACCTCCTCCCCGATGTATCAACCCAGCTGGGGCACTCAAGCATACTAACGACTCAGCGCTACTATGCCCAAATTAGCGCCGAGAGCGCCGGTTCGCGTATCGAGAAGGCATGGAAGAATGAAACATCAGCATCACATAACAAAGCTGATGTTACGGGACCGATCGCCGAACTCCTTGAAGCCCTAGGAATGGGCAGCGTCGAGGAGCTAAAGGCCCGGTTAATATCGCAGGCATCGAATACTGAAAAACACGGAATTGATTCTAAAAACTGGCTTCCTGGCTATTTCTGA
- a CDS encoding ABC transporter ATP-binding protein → MLGSLRKIYDFAGKNRYRLTRSIVFGVLSSFFNVLMLLAIAVVLSALIDGSIGTGTALLSLAVMIVSICGKFAFGYFGDYNKNASGWQMCADKRIEIGDRMKYMPMGYFNQNNLGKISSAVTTTMFDIEVIAPMLMETVIHGIIHTLILTAAILVFDWRIGLIAVAGIAAFSAVNSLMLRRSHIYGPRRQAAQADLVETTLEYIQGISVLRSFNLAGSRNEKFRNAADGSMNGSLRMEKAMIPLVALQQSVLRVTSAAIILASVLFYLDGTMGLAICVIMVISSFILFEQLDRSGSKASLLRAIDVSIDRVRELDKTPVMDVDGEAITPTDHDIVIRNVDFSYGEKRVLHDINIRIPEGTTTAIVGPSGSGKSTLCKLIARFWDVSGGSITLGGRNVKDYTLDSLLSNISMVFQNVYLFNDTIANNIKFGKPHATMEEVVEAARKACCHDFIMSLDNGYDAVIGEGGATISGGEKQRISIARAILKDAPIILLDEATANVDPENESKLQEAIAELTRDKTIIMIAHRLNTVRNADQIIVLDNGEIVQRGTHDELMGQEGIYADFVNIRREAIGWKLKVRPA, encoded by the coding sequence ATGCTCGGCTCGCTCCGTAAGATATATGATTTCGCGGGAAAGAACAGATACAGGCTGACCCGGAGCATCGTCTTCGGCGTACTGAGCTCGTTCTTCAATGTGCTCATGCTCCTGGCCATCGCGGTGGTCCTCAGCGCGCTGATCGACGGCTCCATCGGAACGGGGACGGCGCTGCTGTCGCTGGCCGTAATGATCGTGAGCATATGCGGGAAGTTCGCGTTCGGCTATTTCGGGGACTACAACAAGAACGCGTCCGGCTGGCAGATGTGCGCCGACAAGCGCATTGAGATCGGGGACCGCATGAAGTACATGCCCATGGGGTACTTCAACCAGAACAACCTGGGCAAGATCTCTTCCGCCGTCACCACCACGATGTTCGACATCGAGGTCATCGCCCCCATGCTCATGGAGACCGTCATCCACGGCATCATTCACACCCTGATCCTGACCGCCGCCATCCTGGTGTTCGATTGGAGGATCGGGCTCATCGCGGTAGCAGGGATCGCCGCGTTCTCCGCCGTCAACTCGCTCATGCTGCGCAGGTCCCATATCTACGGGCCGCGGAGGCAGGCAGCGCAGGCCGATCTGGTGGAGACCACCCTGGAGTACATCCAGGGGATCAGCGTCCTCCGGTCGTTCAACCTGGCGGGCTCCAGGAACGAGAAGTTCCGCAATGCCGCGGATGGCAGCATGAACGGCAGCCTGCGCATGGAGAAGGCCATGATCCCGCTGGTAGCGCTCCAGCAATCGGTGCTGCGGGTCACCAGCGCGGCCATCATCCTGGCCTCGGTCCTGTTCTACCTGGACGGGACCATGGGCCTGGCGATATGCGTCATCATGGTCATCTCGTCGTTCATACTGTTCGAGCAGCTGGACCGGTCCGGCAGCAAGGCCTCCCTGCTCAGGGCCATCGACGTCTCCATCGATCGGGTCAGGGAGCTGGACAAGACCCCGGTCATGGATGTCGACGGCGAGGCCATTACTCCGACGGATCATGACATCGTGATAAGGAACGTCGATTTCTCGTACGGGGAGAAGAGGGTGCTGCATGACATCAACATCAGGATCCCCGAGGGAACGACCACGGCCATCGTGGGCCCCTCCGGCAGCGGGAAGTCCACGCTGTGCAAGCTCATCGCGAGGTTCTGGGATGTCAGCGGGGGAAGCATTACTCTCGGCGGCAGGAACGTGAAGGACTACACCCTGGACAGCCTGCTGAGCAACATCAGCATGGTATTCCAGAACGTGTACCTGTTCAACGACACCATCGCCAACAACATCAAGTTCGGCAAGCCCCACGCCACCATGGAGGAGGTCGTCGAAGCGGCCAGGAAGGCCTGCTGCCACGATTTCATCATGAGCCTGGATAACGGCTACGACGCCGTGATAGGGGAGGGAGGCGCCACCATCTCCGGCGGGGAGAAGCAGCGCATCTCCATCGCCCGGGCGATCCTGAAGGACGCGCCGATAATCTTACTTGACGAGGCCACTGCGAACGTCGACCCCGAGAACGAGAGCAAGCTCCAGGAGGCCATCGCCGAGCTGACGCGGGACAAGACCATCATCATGATCGCGCACCGCCTGAACACGGTGAGGAACGCGGACCAGATAATCGTCCTGGACAACGGCGAGATCGTTCAGAGGGGCACCCACGACGAGCTCATGGGCCAGGAGGGGATCTACGCGGACTTCGTCAACATCCGCAGGGAGGCCATTGGCTGGAAGCTCAAGGTGAGACCGGCCTGA
- a CDS encoding YdhR family protein, with protein sequence MEVVLILFKSDLPKDKVIKNFEARADLYRAVPGLVQKYYIHDEATSHFGGIHVFDSNESAEAFMNSDLVKSIGNAQKSHEPPIIRLLHVDLVLY encoded by the coding sequence ATGGAAGTGGTTCTCATCTTATTCAAGAGTGACCTGCCCAAGGATAAGGTCATAAAGAATTTCGAGGCAAGAGCTGACCTGTACCGTGCCGTTCCTGGCCTGGTGCAGAAGTACTACATCCATGACGAAGCGACCAGTCATTTTGGCGGCATCCATGTTTTCGATTCCAATGAGAGTGCTGAGGCGTTCATGAACTCGGATCTAGTGAAGAGTATCGGCAATGCACAGAAATCCCATGAGCCGCCTATCATTCGCCTCCTTCACGTAGATCTGGTTCTTTATTAA
- a CDS encoding ATP-binding cassette domain-containing protein, with amino-acid sequence MVGDDPGTPCRPDLEVQGLCCKFKKRTVLGDVSLSASGGDVIGVLGENGAGKTTLMRCLAGLLKERGGRICIGGERMKPRQRTEQHYMIMQDVGHQLFAESVWDECLLSDDEAPEEAVENVLKEASLLEFRDSHPMALSGGQKQRLAIATGVLSDKKVLIFDEPTSGLDYFNMLRVSDIIKRLAGEGRIVFVVTHDMEFLEATCSRGIIMDKGAIVKQSLLATPHGPCGPPAVPRDACAAPFPGRNEPAQAGPVRE; translated from the coding sequence GTGGTCGGGGACGATCCCGGAACGCCCTGTCGCCCGGACCTGGAGGTCCAGGGGCTCTGCTGCAAGTTCAAGAAAAGAACGGTACTGGGCGATGTGAGCCTCTCGGCGTCGGGCGGAGACGTGATCGGGGTATTGGGAGAGAACGGGGCGGGAAAGACCACCCTCATGCGGTGCCTCGCGGGGCTGCTGAAAGAGCGCGGTGGCCGCATATGCATCGGCGGCGAACGGATGAAACCCCGGCAGAGGACCGAACAGCACTACATGATCATGCAGGACGTGGGGCACCAGCTCTTCGCGGAGAGCGTGTGGGACGAGTGCCTGCTCTCCGATGACGAGGCCCCGGAGGAGGCCGTTGAGAACGTATTGAAGGAAGCGTCCCTTCTGGAGTTCCGGGACAGCCACCCCATGGCCCTCTCGGGGGGCCAGAAGCAGCGGCTGGCCATCGCCACCGGCGTCCTGAGCGACAAGAAGGTGCTCATTTTCGACGAGCCGACCAGCGGGCTCGATTATTTCAACATGCTCAGGGTGAGCGACATCATCAAGAGGCTGGCCGGCGAAGGGCGCATCGTCTTCGTCGTCACCCACGACATGGAGTTCCTGGAAGCTACGTGCAGCAGGGGGATCATCATGGACAAAGGGGCCATCGTGAAGCAAAGCCTCCTGGCGACCCCCCATGGCCCCTGCGGGCCGCCGGCCGTCCCGCGCGATGCCTGCGCCGCTCCGTTCCCAGGGAGAAACGAACCCGCCCAGGCCGGACCCGTGCGCGAGTGA
- a CDS encoding MptD family putative ECF transporter S component has translation MEKLTTKDLVTTGIYSAIFFIINMAMMMLTGIAPILWLAMAPVLGLLCGVIYMMLITKVQKFGPVLIMGMIVAVIYFATGGFTWMILATFAVCGLVAELIRYAFGYQSFKGNLAAYCVFALGVIGSPLPLWVMGESFTNGILDSGMDPGYVEGMQALISEWSLAAVIIATVVAALIGGLIARNVLKKQMKKGKVC, from the coding sequence ATGGAAAAACTGACAACGAAGGACTTGGTAACTACGGGCATTTACTCGGCAATATTCTTCATCATCAATATGGCTATGATGATGCTCACGGGGATAGCTCCGATCCTGTGGCTGGCGATGGCGCCGGTCCTCGGGCTCCTGTGCGGCGTCATCTACATGATGCTGATAACCAAGGTGCAGAAGTTCGGCCCCGTGCTCATCATGGGCATGATCGTTGCGGTCATCTACTTCGCCACGGGCGGGTTCACCTGGATGATACTGGCCACCTTCGCGGTGTGCGGCCTGGTGGCCGAGCTCATACGATATGCGTTCGGATATCAGAGCTTCAAGGGCAACCTTGCCGCCTACTGCGTTTTCGCCCTGGGGGTCATCGGCTCCCCCCTGCCGCTGTGGGTGATGGGCGAGAGCTTCACCAACGGCATCCTCGATTCCGGCATGGACCCCGGGTATGTGGAAGGGATGCAGGCCCTGATCTCGGAGTGGTCCCTCGCGGCGGTGATCATCGCGACCGTCGTCGCCGCGCTGATAGGCGGGCTGATCGCCAGGAACGTGCTCAAGAAGCAGATGAAGAAAGGAAAGGTCTGCTGA
- a CDS encoding helix-hairpin-helix domain-containing protein gives MNDRKIETIEDLDLSGPYTAERLREAGYSDLRAVANAEAATLAQVIGIHESTASMMIKQARKHVHLLSEELPRRVAELEETIERLNHRLDCFEELHRMQALPIFSLLYIVDYDGPMAIDLSRFAGEPTCILCGKRVYDCDAGYELETRRFEELLKGEIKSRTALMHFDCYAKAAMGQQTDK, from the coding sequence ATGAATGACAGGAAGATCGAGACAATAGAAGACTTAGATTTGAGTGGCCCATATACTGCTGAACGGCTTCGCGAGGCCGGTTACTCCGACCTAAGGGCCGTGGCGAATGCTGAAGCGGCAACCCTCGCTCAGGTGATTGGCATCCATGAAAGCACTGCCTCTATGATGATCAAACAGGCGAGGAAACACGTGCATCTACTATCGGAGGAATTGCCCCGCAGAGTGGCCGAGCTCGAAGAGACAATCGAAAGGCTGAATCATCGTCTAGATTGCTTCGAGGAACTTCACCGCATGCAGGCATTACCCATCTTCTCGTTGCTCTACATCGTAGACTACGATGGGCCCATGGCCATCGATCTTTCCCGTTTTGCTGGGGAGCCCACATGCATATTGTGCGGAAAGCGAGTATACGACTGTGACGCAGGGTATGAATTAGAAACCCGCAGGTTCGAAGAGCTCCTGAAAGGGGAGATCAAGAGCCGGACGGCCCTGATGCACTTCGACTGTTATGCCAAGGCAGCCATGGGGCAGCAGACGGACAAGTGA
- a CDS encoding ABC transporter ATP-binding protein, translating into MIDIEDVSFKYGSEERECLKSIDLHISKGECVLLCGRSGCGKTTVTKLVNGLIPHFDEGELRGKVTVAGMDVAGTEMYRLSQKVGSVFQNPKTQFFNIDSDSEIAFGLENQGMEPGRIRERIDETVRQLRVEGILGRNLFEMSGGERQLLAFASVHAIDPDVYVLDEPSANLDRDAIDQLRECLMTIKRQGKTVLIAEHRLYYLMDIIDKAAYMDCGEVRRVFSRDELLALPMGERKEMGLRTRTAPGRGRTWSGTIPERPVARTWRSRGSAASSRKERYWAM; encoded by the coding sequence ATGATCGACATAGAGGACGTTTCGTTCAAATACGGGTCGGAGGAGCGCGAATGCCTGAAGAGCATCGACCTGCACATCTCGAAGGGCGAATGCGTCCTGCTGTGCGGCAGGAGCGGCTGCGGCAAGACCACCGTGACCAAGCTGGTCAACGGCCTGATACCCCATTTCGATGAGGGCGAACTCCGGGGGAAGGTCACCGTGGCAGGGATGGACGTCGCCGGGACGGAGATGTACCGGCTCTCCCAGAAGGTCGGCTCGGTGTTCCAGAACCCCAAGACCCAGTTCTTCAACATCGACTCCGACAGCGAGATCGCCTTCGGCCTGGAGAACCAGGGGATGGAGCCCGGCCGGATAAGGGAAAGGATCGACGAGACGGTGAGGCAGCTGCGGGTGGAGGGCATCCTGGGAAGGAACCTGTTCGAGATGTCCGGAGGGGAGCGGCAGCTCCTGGCCTTCGCCTCAGTGCACGCCATCGATCCGGACGTGTACGTGCTGGACGAACCTTCCGCCAACCTGGATAGGGATGCTATCGACCAGCTGCGGGAATGCCTGATGACGATAAAACGCCAGGGAAAGACCGTCCTCATCGCGGAGCATCGGCTGTACTATCTCATGGACATCATCGACAAGGCCGCGTACATGGATTGTGGAGAGGTGCGGCGGGTGTTCAGCCGCGATGAGCTCCTGGCCTTGCCGATGGGCGAGAGGAAGGAGATGGGGCTCAGGACGCGGACGGCCCCCGGACGAGGGAGGACGTGGTCGGGGACGATCCCGGAACGCCCTGTCGCCCGGACCTGGAGGTCCAGGGGCTCTGCTGCAAGTTCAAGAAAAGAACGGTACTGGGCGATGTGA
- a CDS encoding ABC transporter ATP-binding protein, producing MEKKSTLGRLMQFTTNCRGKINASVLLAVIGVAAGMVPYFAAAEIVIALFEGGRDTGFYVLWCGVALAGLISKVVLMNVSTALSHAAAFQTLKEIRLAIASKLTRVPMGYLLETPSGKLKNTTVDKVESLEITLAHILPEMTSNILVPIFIIAYMFTLDWRMALASLATLPLGLLCFMLMMRGYTKRWNEYTAARNHMESTVVEYVNGIEVIKAFSQSANSYQKFTDAVKGNARAALDWMKDMQVYFSLGQAIWPSVLVAVLPIGCWLMINGALPAWTFITIMILSLGIVGPMVAAVSFTDPLAQVGTVLGEIFEVLDEPELARPQDEKELKGTEIVLKDVTFAYKDKQVLKGVDLAVEPGTVTALVGPSGSGKSTIAKLIAGFWDVQGGSVTLGGVNIKDIPSHQLMNNIAYVSQDSYLFDDTVRENIRMGRTAATDEEVEKAAKACGCHDFIMDLEKGYDTRVGSSGGQLSGGERQRVAIARAMLKNAPIVVFDEATAYTDPENEALVQSAVAKLVQGRTLIVIAHRLSTIVDSDKIVVVNDGSIAATGTHDELLEKCGLYRSMWKSHIGARDSSEPVAAPRRSASKEGGCLGPKDASKGRPYPGEA from the coding sequence ATGGAGAAGAAGTCCACGCTGGGACGATTGATGCAGTTCACTACGAACTGCCGGGGAAAGATCAATGCATCGGTATTGCTGGCCGTGATCGGCGTCGCCGCGGGGATGGTTCCCTACTTTGCCGCCGCCGAGATCGTGATCGCGCTCTTTGAAGGCGGAAGGGACACCGGGTTCTACGTGCTGTGGTGCGGCGTCGCGCTGGCAGGCCTCATCTCCAAGGTGGTCCTCATGAACGTGTCCACCGCGCTCTCTCACGCCGCGGCGTTCCAGACGCTGAAAGAGATACGACTGGCCATAGCTTCCAAGCTGACCAGGGTCCCCATGGGGTACCTCTTGGAAACCCCGTCGGGAAAGTTGAAGAACACCACGGTCGACAAGGTAGAAAGCCTGGAGATCACCCTGGCCCACATCCTTCCCGAGATGACCTCCAACATACTGGTCCCGATATTCATCATCGCGTACATGTTCACACTGGACTGGCGCATGGCCCTGGCCTCCCTGGCCACCCTGCCCCTGGGGCTCCTCTGTTTCATGCTCATGATGAGGGGGTACACGAAGAGATGGAACGAGTACACCGCCGCGAGGAACCACATGGAGTCGACGGTGGTGGAGTACGTGAACGGCATCGAGGTCATCAAGGCGTTCAGCCAGTCCGCCAACTCGTACCAGAAGTTCACTGACGCGGTGAAGGGGAACGCCCGCGCCGCCCTGGACTGGATGAAGGACATGCAGGTCTACTTCTCGCTGGGGCAGGCCATCTGGCCGTCCGTCCTGGTGGCAGTATTGCCGATAGGGTGCTGGCTGATGATTAACGGAGCGCTGCCGGCCTGGACCTTCATAACCATAATGATCCTGTCCCTGGGCATAGTCGGCCCGATGGTCGCAGCGGTGTCGTTCACCGACCCCCTTGCCCAGGTGGGCACGGTCCTGGGGGAGATATTCGAGGTCCTGGACGAACCGGAGCTGGCCCGGCCCCAGGACGAGAAAGAACTGAAGGGCACCGAGATAGTGCTCAAGGATGTGACCTTCGCGTACAAGGACAAGCAGGTGCTGAAGGGCGTGGACCTTGCTGTCGAGCCCGGAACGGTCACCGCGCTGGTGGGCCCATCGGGCAGCGGGAAGTCCACCATCGCGAAGCTGATCGCCGGATTCTGGGACGTCCAGGGCGGCAGCGTCACCCTGGGCGGCGTGAACATCAAGGACATCCCCTCGCACCAGCTCATGAACAATATCGCGTACGTGTCCCAGGACAGCTATCTCTTCGACGACACGGTCCGGGAGAACATCAGGATGGGCAGGACCGCCGCCACCGACGAGGAGGTGGAGAAAGCGGCCAAGGCCTGCGGCTGCCACGACTTCATCATGGACCTGGAGAAAGGCTACGACACCAGGGTGGGCAGCTCCGGCGGACAGCTTTCGGGGGGCGAGAGGCAGAGGGTGGCCATCGCCCGGGCCATGCTCAAGAACGCGCCGATAGTCGTCTTCGATGAGGCCACCGCCTATACCGACCCGGAGAACGAGGCGCTGGTCCAGTCCGCCGTGGCCAAGCTCGTGCAGGGAAGGACGCTCATAGTCATCGCCCACCGGCTCTCCACCATCGTCGACTCCGACAAGATCGTGGTGGTGAACGACGGGAGCATCGCGGCCACGGGCACTCACGACGAGCTGCTCGAGAAGTGCGGTCTTTACCGGAGCATGTGGAAGTCGCACATCGGCGCGAGGGACAGCTCCGAGCCGGTGGCCGCGCCCCGGAGGAGCGCGAGCAAGGAAGGGGGATGCCTGGGTCCGAAGGACGCTTCCAAGGGGCGCCCGTACCCGGGGGAGGCGTAG
- a CDS encoding energy-coupling factor transporter transmembrane component T — MKKLELDPRTKLALLVIVNVCAFTTTSIYFEAATVLLLALLLTACGCPKLATLWAAVFGTLVGIQFLVLPHLPDVLVSPFFIMAVFARKVLPCGMVGTFILKTTSVRSIMVALSKWHVPRTFLIPLAVTIRYFPALREEYSHIRDAMKLRGIRGPLKKIKCIYLPLLNSASQTADELSAAAITRGIENPAPKTSVLDVRFHAQDYACTAMAFVFLASVLAARYGLMA, encoded by the coding sequence GTGAAGAAGCTGGAGCTGGACCCCAGGACCAAGCTCGCCCTGCTGGTAATCGTGAACGTGTGTGCGTTCACGACCACCTCCATATATTTCGAGGCGGCGACCGTCCTCCTGCTGGCTCTACTGCTCACGGCGTGCGGATGCCCTAAATTGGCCACGTTGTGGGCGGCCGTTTTCGGCACGCTCGTGGGCATCCAATTTCTTGTACTGCCCCACCTGCCGGACGTTCTCGTCTCCCCGTTCTTCATCATGGCGGTGTTCGCGCGAAAGGTCCTGCCCTGCGGGATGGTGGGGACCTTCATACTGAAGACGACCTCGGTCCGGTCGATAATGGTGGCTTTGAGCAAGTGGCATGTCCCCCGCACCTTCCTGATACCTCTGGCAGTGACCATCCGGTACTTCCCGGCGCTCAGGGAGGAGTACTCTCACATCAGGGACGCCATGAAGCTACGCGGGATAAGAGGCCCTCTGAAAAAGATCAAGTGCATCTACCTCCCACTCCTGAACTCCGCTTCCCAGACCGCCGACGAGCTGAGCGCGGCGGCCATAACCAGGGGGATCGAGAACCCCGCCCCCAAGACATCGGTGCTGGACGTGCGCTTTCACGCCCAGGACTATGCATGCACCGCCATGGCCTTCGTCTTCCTGGCATCGGTGCTCGCCGCGAGATACGGACTGATGGCATGA
- a CDS encoding ribbon-helix-helix domain-containing protein, which translates to MVAKKKQEEELKEKVSVSLSKETIEWLDKEVEAKEFGSRSHGIEKAIAEYRKGKK; encoded by the coding sequence ATGGTAGCAAAAAAGAAGCAGGAGGAGGAACTGAAGGAGAAGGTTAGCGTGTCCCTATCAAAAGAGACTATTGAGTGGCTTGATAAAGAGGTCGAGGCCAAGGAGTTCGGCTCTCGGAGCCATGGCATCGAGAAGGCCATCGCAGAATACAGAAAGGGGAAGAAGTAA